A window of the Lactuca sativa cultivar Salinas chromosome 5, Lsat_Salinas_v11, whole genome shotgun sequence genome harbors these coding sequences:
- the LOC111899614 gene encoding adenylyltransferase and sulfurtransferase MOCS3 translates to MESNGGVDESTRLLKELQSLKDSKRDIEARISALEGQLRQIQSNQQLNKKASSDCSNGGSEFGHDLTPDMIYRYSRQLLLPSFGVQGQSNLLKSSILVIGAGGLGSPALLYLAACGVGRLGMVDHDVVELNNLHRQIIHGEAYIGRSKVESAAAACRSINSTIEIIEHREALRTSNALEIVSKYDIVIDATDNAPSRYLISDCCVLLGKPLVSGAALGLEGQLAVYNYNGGPCYRCLFPTPPPTTACQRCSDSGVLGVVPGVIGCLQALEAIKVASLVGEPLSGRMLLFDALSARIRIVKIRGRSLQCEACGENATMTQENFQHFDYEKFTQSPLSPAPLKLKLLKEDCRISSKEYEEVVKKGDAHVLIDVRPSQHYKIVSLPNSMNVPLASLEDKLPEIESALKSIDNGNAGVYVVCRRGNDSQRAVELLHNKGFVSAKDIVGGLESWARDVDHRFPTY, encoded by the exons ATGGAATCCAACGGAGGAGTTGATGAATCGACCCGCTTGCTCAAGGAACTCCAGTCGTTGAAGGATTCCAAGCGAGATATCGAGGCTCGCATATCGGCTCTTGAAGGTCAGCTTCGACAAATTCAATCAAATCAGCAGCTCAATAAAAAGGCCTCGTCCGATTGTTCCAATGGCGGGTCGGAATTTGGACATGATTTGACCCCAGATATGATTTACAGATACAGCCGTCAACTTTTACTTCCTTCTTTTGGCGTTCAAG GGCAGTCAAATCTCTTAAAGTCATCCATTTTAGTTATTGGAGCTGGGGGTTTGGGATCACCTGCTCTGTTATATCTAGCAGCCTGTGGTGTAG GTCGGTTAGGGATGGTGGATCATGATGTTGTTGAGCTAAACAATCTACACAGACAG ATCATCCATGGTGAAGCATACATAGGTCGATCTAAAGTGGAATCTGCTGCTGCAGCTTGTCGTTC GATCAATTCCACCATTGAAATAATTGAACACAGAGAAGCTTTACGCACATCAAATGCTTTGGAGATTGTGAGCAA ATACGACATTGTAATAGATGCAACAGATAATGCTCCGAGCCGATATCTGATCAGTGATTGCTGTGTTTTGCTGGGAAAG CCTCTTGTATCAGGTGCTGCATTGGGTTTGGAAGGGCAG ctTGCGGTTTATAATTACAATGGAGGCCCGTGTTACCGATGCCTGTTTCCAACTCCACCACCCACAACAGCATGTCAGAGATGCTCTGACAGTGGAGTTCTTGGTGTAG TTCCTGGAGTTATTGGTTGTCTTCAAGCTCTAGAAGCCATTAAAGTAGCAAGCTTGGTTGGCGAGCCACTTTCTGGAAGGATGCTTCTTTTTGATGCTTTGTCAGCCCGAATTCGTATT GTGAAGATTAGAGGAAGGTCATTACAATGTGAAGCTTGTGGAGAAAATGCAACAATGACACAAGAAAATTTTCAACATTTTGATTATGAGAAATTCACTCAGTCACCTTTATCTCCG GCTCCTTTGAAGTTGAAATTGTTGAAGGAAGATTGTAGAATAAGCAGCAAGGAATATGAGGAGGTGGTTAAGAAGGGGGATGCACATGTCCTGATTGATGTTCGGCCATCTCAGCATTACAAGATTGTCTCTCTTCCAAATTCCATGAATGTGCCTCTTGCAAGTTTGGAAGATAAGTTGCCAGAAATAGAATCTGCATTGAAGTCTATTGATAATGGTAATGCTGGTGTTTATGTTGTGTGTAGAAGAGGTAATGATTCTCAGAGGGCAGTTGAGTTGCTTCACAACAAGG